One Vitis riparia cultivar Riparia Gloire de Montpellier isolate 1030 chromosome 4, EGFV_Vit.rip_1.0, whole genome shotgun sequence genomic window carries:
- the LOC117912973 gene encoding putative F-box protein PP2-B12, with protein sequence MEEQKDCSEIRSEQMEESTGKSRFTSLPLECVTEIISRTSPPDASRMSVVSTDLRFAADSDAVWEGFLPKDFQSIIAGAAGSSRPEVQSKKEVYLRLSDEPILIEGGLKSFSVEKRSGKKCYMIAARALTIEWGDTPMYWKWISLPQSRFKEVAELISVCWFEIRGRINTCALCLKTNYAAYLVFNSTTETYGFEYHPVEVSIGIIGGRISTQSVYLNPSKTQTQRFPVVPRRIGRFNRGLTQLMGLQASVSAGGNCQYPKKREDGWLEIELGEFFNEGGDEELEMSVLEVKAGNWKCGLIIQGIEIRPKDRA encoded by the exons ATGGAAGAACAGAAAGATTGCAGTGAAATTAGATCGGAGCAAATGGAAGAAAGCACGGGGAAATCTAGGTTCACTTCCTTGCCCTTAGAGTGTGTTACCGAGATCATCTCTCGGACGAGCCCTCCCGACGCCTCTAGGATGTCGGTGGTGTCCACGGATCTGCGTTTCGCCGCGGATTCCGACGCCGTTTGGGAGGGGTTCCTTCCGAAGGACTTCCAAAGCATCATCGCCGGCGCTGCTGGGTCGTCGCGGCCGGAGGTACAGTCGAAGAAGGAGGTGTACTTGCGCCTCTCCGACGAGCCTATCCTCATCGAAGGTGGCCTTAAG AGTTTTTCAGTAGAGAAACGTAGTGGGAAGAAATGTTACATGATAGCTGCAAGAGCTCTTACAATAGAATGGGGTGATACACCTATGTATTGGAAATGGATTTCTCTACCACAGTCCAG GTTCAAAGAGGTAGCAGAACTCATCAGTGTATGTTGGTTTGAAATTCGTGGTAGGATAAATACTTGCGCGTTATGCTTGAAGACAAACTATGCAGCTTATCTTGTATTCAATTCTACAACAGAAACCTATGGATTTGAATACCATCCTGTGGAAGTTTCAATAGGAATTATTGGGGGCAGAATATCTACTCAATCTGTGTATCTAAATCCTAGTAAAACGCAGACGCAACGATTTCCCGTTGTACCAAGGCGTATTGGGCGTTTTAATCGTGGTTTAACTCAATTGATGGGGTTGCAAGCTTCCGTGTCTGCAGGTGGTAATTGTCAATAtccaaagaaaagagaagatgggTGGTTAGAGATTGAATTAGGTGAGTTTTTTAACGAGGGAGGAGATGAAGAGTTAGAGATGAGTGTCTTAGAAGTGAAAGCTGGTAATTGGAAGTGTGGCTTGATCATTCAAGGGATTGAAATTAGGCCAAAGGATCGAGCATAA
- the LOC117912102 gene encoding F-box protein PP2-B3-like isoform X2, with amino-acid sequence METESIIQATSSKFGAGVDCSELPEACIASILAWTSPRDACRMSTVSPEFQRAAESDALWETFLPADYQEIIGRSSESSARLDFSSKKELFFRLCNSPLLIDGGKKSFWLDKESGKKCYMIAARELTIKWSETPRHWTWISLPHSRER; translated from the exons ATGGAGACTGAAAGCATTATTCAAGCCACTTCCTCAAAGTTCGGCGCCGGCGTCGACTGCTCGGAACTGCCGGAAGCTTGCATAGCCAGTATTCTGGCATGGACAAGTCCTCGCGACGCCTGCAGGATGTCGACGGTTTCGCCTGAGTTCCAGCGGGCGGCGGAGTCCGACGCTTTGTGGGAAACGTTTCTACCAGCCGATTATCAGGAGATCATCGGCAGATCGTCGGAGTCTTCCGCTCGGCTGGATTTCTCCTCTAAGAAGGAGCTCTTCTTCCGACTCTGCAATTCTCCTCTCTTGATCGACGGGGGTAAAAAG AGTTTTTGGTTGGACAAAGAAAGTGGAAAGAAATGTTACATGATAGCAGCAAGGGAACTAACAATTAAATGGAGTGAGACTCCTAGGCATTGGACATGGATCTCTCTACCACACTCTCG GGAAAGATGA
- the LOC117912103 gene encoding F-box protein PP2-B10-like, producing the protein METESIIQANSSNFGAGVDFSALPEDCIASILAWTSPRDACRMSTVSPEFLRAAESDALWETFLPADYQEIIGRSLESSARLDFSSKKDLFFRLCNSPLLIDGGKKSFWLDKESGKKCYMIAARELTIIWSETPRYWTWISLPHSRFTEVANLEIVWWFDIKGKMNTCMLSPCTNYAAYLIFQRNGIFYGFKDNPIESSIGVTGGETTKKVIYLDPEHDISPNPTRMDGWYEVELGEFFNEGRESVELEMSIMEVNRLNGKYGLLIEGIEIRPKFCRI; encoded by the exons ATGGAGACTGAAAGCATTATTCAAGCCAATTCTTCAAACTTCGGCGCCGGTGTCGACTTCTCGGCACTGCCGGAAGATTGCATAGCCAGTATTCTGGCATGGACAAGTCCTCGCGACGCCTGCAGGATGTCGACGGTTTCGCCTGAGTTCCTGCGGGCGGCGGAGTCCGACGCTTTGTGGGAAACGTTTCTACCAGCCGATTATCAGGAGATCATCGGCAGATCGTTGGAGTCTTCCGCTCGGCTGGATTTCTCCTCTAAGAAGGACCTCTTCTTCCGACTCTGCAATTCTCCTCTCTTGATCGACGGGGGTAAAAAG AGTTTTTGGTTGGACAAAGAAAGTGGAAAGAAATGCTACATGATAGCAGCAAGGGAACTAACAATTATATGGAGTGAGACTCCTAGGTATTGGACATGGATCTCTCTACCACACTCTCG ATTCACAGAGGTGGCCAATCTAGAAATTGTGTGGTGGTTTGACATCAAGGGAAAGATGAATACTTGCATGTTATCACCATGCACAAACTATGCGGCCTATCTTATCTTTCAAAGGAATGGCATATTTTATGGATTTAAAGACAATCCCATAGAGTCGTCGATTGGAGTTACTGGTGGCGAAACTACTAAAAAAGTAATTTACTTGGATCCTGAACATGATATCAGCCCCAACCCGACTCGAATGGATGGGTGGTATGAAGTTGAATTAGGCGAATTCTTCAATGAAGGAAGAGAAAGTGTGGAACTCGAGATGAGTATTATGGAGGTGAACAGACTTAATGGGAAGTATGGACTCTTGATTGAAGGGATTGAGATCAGGCCTAAATTTTGCCGAATTTAA
- the LOC117913278 gene encoding putative F-box protein PP2-B12 translates to METKSISQATSSKFGPGVDFSALPEGCIAGILAWTSPRDACRMSVVSPEFLSAAQSDALWQTFLPDDYQEIIGGSLESSARLDFSSKKELFFRLCNSPLLIDGGKKSFWLDKESGKKCYMLAGRELTIIWSSTPMYWTWDSLPQSRFSEVANLKLVWWLEINGKMNTCILSPRTNYVVYLVFQRNDRFHGFESNPIEASVGIVGGETTKQVIYLDPEHDTNPNSARLDGWYEVELGEFYNEGREGEELEMSIMEVKTGNAKYGLLIEGIEIRPKFCS, encoded by the exons ATGGAGACTAAAAGCATTAGTCAAGCCACTTCCTCAAAGTTCGGCCCCGGCGTCGACTTCTCGGCACTGCCGGAAGGTTGCATAGCCGGTATTCTGGCATGGACAAGTCCTCGCGACGCCTGCAGGATGTCAGTGGTCTCGCCTGAGTTCCTGTCGGCGGCGCAGTCCGACGCTTTGTGGCAAACGTTTCTACCAGACGATTATCAGGAGATCATCGGCGGATCTTTGGAGTCTTCGGCTCGGCTGGATTTCTCCTCCAAGAAGGAGCTCTTCTTCCGACTCTGCAATTCTCCTCTCTTGATCGACGGGGGTAAAAAG AGTTTTTGGTTGGACAAAGAAAGCGGGAAGAAATGTTACATGTTAGCTGGAAGGGAGCTAACGATTATATGGAGTAGCACTCCAATGTATTGGACATGGGATTCTCTACCACAGTCTCG ATTTAGCGAGGTGGCGAATCTAAAACTTGTGTGGTGGCTTGAAATCAACGGAAAGATGAATACTTGCATCTTGTCGCCAAGGACAAACTATGTGGTCTATCTTGTATTCCAAAGGAATGACAGATTTCATGGATTTGAAAGCAATCCTATAGAGGCATCAGTTGGAATTGTTGGTGGCGAAACTACTAAACAAGTAATTTACTTGGATCCGGAACATGATACCAACCCCAACTCGGCTCGATTAGATGGGTGGTACGAAGTTGAATTAGGTGAATTCTACAATGAAGGAAGAGAAGGTGAGGAACTCGAGATGAGTATTATGGAGGTGAAAACAGGCAATGCCAAGTATGGGCTCTTGATTGAAGGGATTGAGATCAGGCCTAAATTTTGTTCTTAA
- the LOC117912319 gene encoding F-box protein PP2-B1-like, with product MESKSIVQATSSNFTVGIEFSALPEGCIAGILAWTSPRDVCRMSAVSLEFLSAAESDALWETFLPADYREIIGLSSESSSHLSISSKKEVFFRLCNSPLLIDGGKKSLWLDKKSGKKCYMLAARDLTITWSDTPMYWTWISPPHSRFIEVANLNQVCWLEIKGKINTAMLSSMTNYVVFLVFQRNDRFYGLKNVPVESSVGMIGGVTTKREIYLDTPQVESSNDPDHDFGERFLQYENVISSMSGNPDPASLEKRIDGWYEVELGEFFSGEGEGKELEISVMEVKSGNWKSGLLIEGIEIRPKFCA from the exons ATGGAGAGTAAAAGCATTGTTCAAGCTACTTCTTCAAACTTCACCGTCGGCATCGAATTCTCGGCACTGCCGGAAGGTTGCATCGCCGGTATTCTGGCATGGACCAGTCCTCGCGACGTCTGCAGGATGTCCGCGGTTTCGCTAGAGTTCCTGTCGGCGGCGGAATCTGACGCTTTGTGGGAGACGTTTCTGCCGGCCGATTATCGGGAGATCATCGGCCTATCGTCGGAGTCTTCGTCTCACCTCAGTATCTCCTCCAAGAAGGAGGTCTTCTTCCGACTCTGCAATTCTCCTCTCCTGATCGACGGGGGTAAAAAG AGTCTCTGGTTGGATAAGAAGAGTGGAAAGAAATGTTACATGCTAGCCGCAAGGGACCTAACAATTACTTGGAGCGACACTCCTATGTATTGGACGTGGATCTCCCCACCACACTCTCG GTTCATTGAGGTGGCCAATCTAAATCAAGTTTGTTGGCttgaaatcaaaggaaaaataaatactgCCATGTTATCCTCAATGACAAATTATGTGGTCTTCCTTGTCTTCCAAAGGAATGATAGATTTTACGGACTTAAAAACGTTCCTGTAGAATCATCGGTTGGAATGATTGGTGGGGTCACTACCAAAAGGGAAATTTACTTGGATACCCCTCAGGTTGAGAGTTCTAATGATCCCGATCATGATTTTGGGGAGAGATTTCTGCAGTATGAGAATGTGATAAGCTCGATGAGCGGCAACCCCGACCCGGCTTCACTAGAGAAGAGGATAGATGGGTGGTATGAAGTTGAATTAGGTGAATTCTTCAGCGGAGAAGGAGAAGGTAAGGAACTTGAAATTAGTGTTATGGAGGTGAAATCAGGTAATTGGAAGTCCGGGCTCTTAATTGAAGGAATTGAAATCAGACCTAAATTTTGTGCATag
- the LOC117912102 gene encoding F-box protein PP2-B10-like isoform X1 produces the protein METESIIQATSSKFGAGVDCSELPEACIASILAWTSPRDACRMSTVSPEFQRAAESDALWETFLPADYQEIIGRSSESSARLDFSSKKELFFRLCNSPLLIDGGKKSFWLDKESGKKCYMIAARELTIKWSETPRHWTWISLPHSRFTEVANLNIVWWFFIKGKMNTCMSSPCTNYGACLIFQRKDRFYGFKANPIESSIGVTGGETTKKVIYLDPEHDISPYPTRIDGWYEVELGEFFNEGRESVELAMSIMEVPHPSRLKSGLLIEGIEIRPKFCS, from the exons ATGGAGACTGAAAGCATTATTCAAGCCACTTCCTCAAAGTTCGGCGCCGGCGTCGACTGCTCGGAACTGCCGGAAGCTTGCATAGCCAGTATTCTGGCATGGACAAGTCCTCGCGACGCCTGCAGGATGTCGACGGTTTCGCCTGAGTTCCAGCGGGCGGCGGAGTCCGACGCTTTGTGGGAAACGTTTCTACCAGCCGATTATCAGGAGATCATCGGCAGATCGTCGGAGTCTTCCGCTCGGCTGGATTTCTCCTCTAAGAAGGAGCTCTTCTTCCGACTCTGCAATTCTCCTCTCTTGATCGACGGGGGTAAAAAG AGTTTTTGGTTGGACAAAGAAAGTGGAAAGAAATGTTACATGATAGCAGCAAGGGAACTAACAATTAAATGGAGTGAGACTCCTAGGCATTGGACATGGATCTCTCTACCACACTCTCG ATTCACAGAGGTGGCCAATCTAAATATTGTGTGGTGGTTTTTCATCAAGGGAAAGATGAATACTTGCATGTCATCACCATGCACAAACTATGGGGCCTGTCTTATCTTTCAAAGGAAAGACAGATTTTATGGATTTAAAGCCAATCCCATAGAGTCGTCAATTGGAGTTACTGGTGGCGAAACTACTAAAAAAGTAATTTACTTGGATCCAGAACATGATATTAGCCCCTACCCGACTCGAATAGATGGGTGGTATGAAGTTGAATTAGGCGAATTCTTCAATGAAGGAAGAGAAAGTGTGGAACTCGCGATGAGTATTATGGAGGTGCCTCATCCATCGCGATTGAAGTCTGGACTCTTGATTGAAGGGATTGAGATCAGGCCTAAATTTTGCTCTTag